One Williamsia sp. DF01-3 genomic region harbors:
- a CDS encoding type II toxin-antitoxin system RelE/ParE family toxin — translation MIQSFHDSRTEKVWRREVVKKFDPDLQQRAYRKLLALHAADRVSDLRIPPGNRLEALKGDRAGQHSIRINQQWRLCFTWTAHGPADVEIVDYH, via the coding sequence GTGATCCAGTCCTTCCACGACTCTCGAACCGAGAAGGTGTGGCGGCGGGAAGTGGTCAAGAAGTTCGACCCTGACCTGCAACAGCGCGCCTACCGCAAACTCCTGGCCTTGCACGCCGCCGACCGGGTGTCAGATTTGCGGATCCCGCCGGGGAACCGACTCGAAGCGCTCAAAGGCGACCGGGCCGGGCAGCACAGCATTCGCATCAACCAGCAGTGGCGACTCTGTTTTACCTGGACTGCACACGGACCCGCCGACGTTGAAATAGTCGACTACCACTAA